Part of the Rhizobium tropici CIAT 899 genome, TGATCAGAGGAGCGCGTGCGGTGCTATTTCCTTCGCTTTATGAAGGCTTCGGGCTGCCCGTACTTGAATCCATGCAGCTTGGAACGCCTGTTTTGAGTTCCACGGAGGGATCGATTCCCGAGATAGCAGGGAATGCGGCGCTGCTGGTCGACCCCTATGATACGGAGGAGATGCGCAAGGCGATCGTCAGCCTGGACCAGGACGACGGGCTATGCGCCTCCTTTGCCAAGTCCGGGCCCAGACAGGCCGCGCGTTTTTCGCCGGATCGATATCAACAGAAGATTGGCGCGCTTTATGATAGCCTCTTCAACGGATAATCAAACGAGGAGTGCGTCGTGACCATCCTCTTTGCATTCGGAATGCCGGGGGTCATGTCTTCCTGGGGCGTTGCAGCGGTTCACGCCCTGGCCCGCGAAGCCTTCGGCGATTATGCGGTCATTGCCACCGATACTGTAGAGGATCTCAAGCAGCACGTCCTCGCGCGATCGGGCGCGCATGCCGTTCTCGTCTCGCAGTTTCCCGAAGCGGGGCTATCGGAACTGATCCTCAGGGTCAATGTGCCGTTTCTATTATTCCTCGAAGATCCCCTCGATGCTGTTTCCTACCTCGCTCGTGCGACCGGGCAGCGAGATATCGGTTTGGTCAGGGCCGTCTCGGCAAGCCTTGCCTGCCTCGAGCCGCTTGCGGGCGCTTCCGGGGCACTGATCTTGCGTCGCGGCGATGTCGATCAAAAGGGCAGCATAGATCTGCTGCTGAAGACCATAGACCGGCATTTCAGCACCGATCTTAAACTGGAGCAGATAGCCAACGCGCTGCTGCATGTCGGCATGGCGCCCGCCGGACGACCACCGCATAAAGCACCGAAACTGGAGGAAGCCGCCGCGGCTGTCATTGCGGGCTATCTGACACCGCAGGAGGCGGTTCCGGAGGTCAGCGAGGGATTGCGCCAGACGGCAAGGAAGGTTCTCTGTCCCCTCGAATTCGACCGACGTAAAGCCGCGAGCACCGTCTTCTGGCCGCAAGAAGCGTTCCTATCAGGCGATAGTTTGGGGCAGGCTCTGGACGATCTTGTTGATCTCACCGGCGGAGCCCGCTGCCTCATCTATGGCCCCTATCTTCACCTGCCGACGGGGCGCTGGAATGCGAAATTCATTTTCGATGTCGACGAAGACTGCCAGGGGCAGATCTTCACCGTAGAGGTACATGCTGCCGAATTGCTCGGCCGCCTGCGCGTGTGCCCGCAAGGCACCGGCTCATTCGAAGCGGCGGTGCCGATCGATGTTGTCGATCCGCGTGCGCCGATCGAAATCCGATTGATGATGGATAGCGGCGCCATCGAGGGGCGTCTTTCCGCCTGGAGCGTCGAGTGGCTGCGAGCGGCCTGACAATCGGCTCTCGTCGTTGACAGCTGCATGCGGGCAGGTCGACCAAGGGCAAGTGCTATCGCGTGGGAGCAGGGAGGCGAGGATGATCGAACTCGCCGACGGCATTCAGGGTTGGCGAAATTCAGAAAGCCGGGTGTCCTTCGCCGGAGGTGACAGCTTCCTGGTTTCGGGAACACCCATCGGGCGCGACGCTGCCAAGGTTTCGCTCGGGATCGGCATGAAGCTCAGCGAGAACGCGGATTTCGGCATTTCCTATCACGGCGAGTTTTCGAAGGATGTGACCGAAAACAAGGCCCGTGCAGACTTCAAGCTGCGCTTCTAATAGACAGGCGTTGCGGCGCTCCTGCCGCAACGCCTCCATTTCCATTAATCTGCGGGCCGGCCCGACGCTTTCCTATTCCTTGCCGCTCGCAGCGGCTGAGGTCGATTGCCCGGCTTCCTTCAAGGCGGCAGCACATTCCTCGCAGCATACCTCGACTGATTTGCCGCCAAGATTGACCTTGATGGTCTCAGCGCCGAGTTCGCAGTCACAAGCAGCACATGTTGTTTTCTTCATATCATGATCCTTTCCTGATCGATCCCTTGCCGGGGTAGGATCATAAGAGCATCGATCATCATGTCGGCGCTGTCGGAATCTTTAGCGAACCGCGTAGCGCTTCGGCTTCAGCTGCGCCGAACGCTGAAATTCCGCCGGTGTCTGCCCGTAGGTTTGTTTGAATGTGGCACTGAAATGGCTGTGGCTGGAAAAGCCGAGATCGAGCCCGAGCATGGTCAGGTCGTCATAGGAGCCGAGGAGATCGAGCGCGCGTGCCAGCCGAAGCCGCAGCTGATAGCGATAAAGCGGAATGGCTTCCACCTGCTGGAAGACTTGCGTCAGATAGACGGGCGAGACGCCGACTTCTTTTGCGATCTCTGCAAGCGTCCAGCGGCGGGCAAGATCGGAGGACAGAACGAGCTTTGCCCGGTCGACAAGCTTCTGCCGGCCGGAACTTGCGCCAGCCGCATGCGATGTCCGCTCGCCGAGAGAACGGCGCACCAGGGTCAACGCCAGCGTTTCGGCTTCAAGGCTCTCGGCTATATTGCGGCTGAGCCCATGGCGAAGCATCGCCACGAGTGCCTGCGCACGTGGATCTATGCGTCTGTGCTGCCGACGAAAGATGACGCTTTCGCCGGACTGAACCTGCTCTTTCGGCGCGAGCTCGTGAAGGACGCTCTCATCTATACTGAAATCGAGACAGGAATCGCCACCGTCAACGGGATGACTGATCCGATATCCCTGTCCTTTATTGAAGAATAATACCTGATTTGCTTCCGCAACGGCGTCACTCTGGTCGACGTGGCGCTTGAAAACGCCACGATAGGGATAGACGAGGCTTGTCTTGTGGGCGCATTCCTCACCGCTCTTATGTCGGCATTCGCCATTGCAGACGATATCGCGAATGAGGACGGTTTTCGTCTTCAGCAGCAAGGCGGTCGTAATTTCTGACATGCCGAACTTCCCGTTCCCGGCGTTGACGTCCGCCATACCAGTGAAGCCTAACACATCCTGCGCCATCTTTTTAGTAGCGGCTATAAATATGGACATCGCTTCCATTCTGGCCGCGGGAAAGGCCAATGTCTTTCAACTGATCGTCCGACAGTCCCAGAAGCGCATTGCGGTTCCTGCGCTCGACCATTTTGCGTATGAGCAGACGTACAAGGTCCAGCAAGGTCGAGAAAGACGCGCGTCGAGTCTGGCGGAAGGCGCGGGCCTGCGCGGAAGAAGTGATGATGCTTGTGGCTTGCATGGCGATACTCCATCGGTTGCTTCGATGAGAGCAGTGAACCACTGGAGCCTTATTCGCGCTGTCAAATAATTTAGCTATCGAACGTGGCAGCGGCCTTCGAGAAAGCGGCATCGTTGTATTTTTATTGTCGACATACGTCTTGCAGGAGCGATAGTGTCGGTGCCGCTCGGCATGCCGCGATGATAAGGGTATGCAGGACCAGCACTATGGAGGAGAGCAGGAATGTCGTGGCAACACCCAATACCCCGGATTACCGCAGAGGAAAGACAACAGCGCCTTTCGAGCCTTCGAAAGCTGCTCGATGCAAAGGGCTGGGCCGGTATGTTGCTCGGGCCGACCGAGAGCCTGCGTTATTTCACCGGGCTGGCCTGGCATGCAAGCGAGCGGTTTCTCGGCGCATTGGTGACGCCGACAGACCTCTACTACATTGTGCCGGGCTTCGAGCGCAGTAGGGTGGAAACCCTGCCGCATCTGCCGGCCGAAATCCTGGAATGGCAGGAGGAAGAGAGCAGCGCGGCACTCATAGCCCGCGCGCTGGGAGATAAGGCCATCTTGGCACTCGACGACAACATGCCGCTCTACTTCTACAACGCGCTGGCCACCGAGCTTGGAACCGAAAGGCTTGTCAACGGCGGGCCGATCATTAATAGCCTGCGCCGGATCAAGTCCCCAGCCGAAATCGCGCTCATTCAATATGCCATGAACCTGACGCTGGACGTGCACAAGCAGGCGCATGCCCTGCTCAAGCCGGGGATTCGTGCGTCGGAAGTTGTTAAATTCATCGATCGGCGGCATCGCGAGGCCGGCGCCGATGGCGGCTCGACCTTCTGCATCGTATCCTTCGGCGAAGCCACGTCTCTGCCGCATGGCGCGGATGGCGACCAGACGCTCGGCGAAGACGACGTCATCTTAGTGGATACGGGCGCCCGCATCGACGGCTATCATTCCGACCTGACGCGGACATACAAGCTGAAGAGCGGCGACAGCGCCTTCGAGGATGCCTGGGCGATCGAGCGCGAGGCGCAGCAGGCCGTTTTCCACGCGGCAAAGCTGGGCGCCGCCTGCTCGAGCCTGGACGATGCGGCTCGCGCGGTGCTTGCCAGACATTCGCTTGGCCCCGACTACAAGCTGCCGGGACTGCCGCATCGTGCCGGTCACGGCCTTGGCCTGGAAATTCATGAGGAGCCCTACATCGTGCGCGGTAACACGACGTTGCTCGAGGCCGGTATGTGCTTCTCAAACGAGCCGATGATTGTCTTTCCGAAGAAATTCGGCATCCGGCTCGAGGATCACATCTATATGGCGTTGGATGGGCCGCACTGGTTCACACAGCCATCCAGCAAGCCAAGCGAGCCGTTTGCGAGCTAAGGACTTTAGTCGGGGCGACCTTCAAGTCGCCCTTTTTTCATCCTCATCGAAGACATGCAGATGCTGCGCCGGGAAGCCGACGTAGACTTGCGTCCCCGAGCCGAGGGCTGTGCGATCCAATGTGAATACCTTGAACGGCAGGCCGTGCAGCGAAAGATGCAGGATGATGCCGAAGCCGGTGGGCTCGATGAGTTCCACATTGGCCGCGATGTCGGACGGGTCGGACGACAGCACGACATGCTCCGGCCGAATGCCGAGCGTCACTTTCGTGCCGGCGGCCAGTTGCAGCGGCCCGGGAAGCGGCACGAGCGTGCCGTCCTTGAGCTTGACGCCATTCCCTTCATAGGTTGCATCGAGAAAGTTCATGCCCGGTGAACCAATGAAGCCGGCCACGAAGAGATTGGCGGGGCGGTCGTAGAGCTCGAGCGGGCTGCCGACCTGCTGAACCACCCCGCCATGCATGGCGACGATGCGATCCGCCAGCGTCATTGCCTCGATCTGATCGTGGGTGACATAGATCGAGGTCGCCTTCAGGTCGCCATGCAATTTCTTGATTTCGGCACGCATCTGCTCCCGCAGGCGGGCGTCCAGATTCGACAGCGGCTCGTCGAACAGGAAGGCTTTCGGCTGCCGCACGATGGCGCGACCCATGGCAACACGCTGGCGTTGGCCACCGGAGAGGGCCTTCGGCCGGCGTTCCAGCAGCGGGTCGAGGCCGAGCTTGGATGCCGCATTGGCCACGGCCTTGGCGATACCATCCTTGGCCACCTTCCGCAGCCGCAGACTGTAGCTCATGTTCCCGGCAACATTCATATGCGGATAAAGCGCATAGGACTGGAAGACCATTGCGATGTCGCGATCCTTCGGATGCAGTTCGTTGACGCGATTGTCGGCGATGCGGATTTCGCCACCGCTGATGTCCTCAAGCCCGGCAATCATCCGGAGCAGGGTGGATTTTCCGCATCCGGAAGGACCGACGAGAACGACAAACTCGCCGTCCTTGATCCTGAGGTCGATATCATGCAGCACCTGCACGTGGCCGTAGGCTTTCTTGACGTTTTGAATATCGATCGATGCCATATGACTAACCCTTGACCGCGCCGGCCGTCAGACCCTGCACGAGATAGCGTTGGATGAGCAGGAAGAAGAGAGCTGCTGGAATGAGCGCCATCACGCCGGCGGCCATCATTTGCCCGAAATCCACCGAGAATTTGGAGACGAAGGTGAGAAGCCCGACCGGGAAGGTCGCGGCTTGATTGCCGTTGATGAGCATCAGCGCGAAGAGCAGCTCGCTCCAGGCGGCCGTAAAGACGAAGCCGAGGGTTGCTGCGATGCCGGGTAGCGTCAGCGGCAGGATGATCTGCCGGAAGGCCGTGAACTGCGTTGCGCCGTCGATCATCGCGGCCTCTTCCAGATCCTTCGGAATGCCGTCGAAGAAGGACTGCATCAGGAAGGTGGCGAAGGGCACGTTGAAGGCCGTGTAGACGATGACGAGGCCGGTCAGGCTGTTTGTCAGATGCAGCGGCGTCAGGATCTTGAAGATAGGTGCGACGAGCATGACCAGCGGAAACATCTGCGTCAGCAGCATCAGTGCCACGATCCAGTATTTGGCGCGGAAATTAAAGCGCGAGAGAGCGTAGCCGGAAAGCGACGCACAGATGGTCACGGCAATTGCCGTCGAGGCGGAGACGATCAGGCTGTTCTTGAAGAAGGTCGGAAAGTCGCTGTGCTGCAGCACGAAGGCATAATGCTCCCAGGTCGTGCGCGACGGCCACATGCGCACGCCTTCGGTATAGAGTAGATCGTTCGGCGTCACCGAAACCTTGAGCAGCCAGAACAATGGGAAGAGCGCGAAGACGACGTAGCAAAGAATTGCCAAACGATGCGCGATGGTGGGCAGGACGGATCGTCTCATGGCTCAATCCTTGTTCAGCAAGGTCTGCCGTAGCAGGATGATCAGCATGGAATAGGCAAGCAGGAGAACCAGCAGTACCAGGGCGATGGCCGAGGCATAGCCGAAATCCAGCCGCTTGAAGGCTTGCGTGAAGATGTAGCTGGCGACGATCTGCGTGCGGTCCGCGGGGCCGCCGCCGGTCATGACGACGATCAGATCGGCGAAATTGGAGACCCAGACCGTGCGCAGGAGGACCGTGATGGCGATGGTCGGCGCCAGGAAGGGAAGCGTGATCGAGCGAAAGCGTTCGAACCAGCCGGCGCCATCGATGGAAGCCGCCTCATAGAGATCACGCGGGATCGCTTGAAGCGCTGCCAGAAGCGTGATCGCGAAGAAGGGAATGCCCCACCAGACATTGGCGACGATCGGCCCCCACATTGCATAATTTGGATCGGACAGGATGTTGTTCGGTTCGCTCATCAGGCCCATCGCATAAAGCCAATGCGGGATCGGGCCGATGACCGGATTGAACAGCCAGGACCAGTTGAGACCGGCGAGGAAAGAGGGAACGGCCCAGGGCAGGAATACGAGCGCCTGAACGATCGATCTGCCGAAGAAAGGCTTATCCAGCAGCAGCGCGAGGATCAATCCGAAGACGAACTGCAGCAGTAGGGAAGCGCCGGTCCACCAGAGCGTGTTCTTCAGCGCCCAGTAAAAGGCCTTATCCTTGGAGAGATCGCGAAAGTGCTCCAGGCCGATGAAGCCGCCGGAAAATGGATTGAGCAACTGGATATCGCGAAAGGCATAGGAAATCCCGATTGCCAGCGGCACCAGCATCACGGCGATGATGAGGATCAGGGCAGGGGCGCTGTAAAGATACGGTTCCGAGGCGTCGGCGAGGCGCTTCAGCCACGGCCTGCGGTCGTGACGCCTGTCGAGCGTGTCGGTGATTGAAGTCATCTGCAAGAGTTCCCATTCGCGGCGTTCGAACGCCGTCTGTTTCAAGTGGGCAGAGATGGCGGCGGATTGCTCCGCCGCCGCATGTGCGTTCTATTTCTTGGCCAGGAATTTCTGCTGAGCCTTGGTGAGGTAATCGGCCCATTGATCCGCCAGATCCTTCGCAGAGATATCGCCGAGCAGCGCCTGCTGCGACGTCTTGATCGCGAGCGAATCCTTGAAGAAGGCGAATTCCTCAAGATAGGTCGGCATCACTGTGGGAACGGTGTCCTTGTCAGCCAATTCCTGGAACCAGCCCTTGAATTGATCGCCGGCGTAGAAGGGGTCCTTTTCCGCGGCCGCATAGGCCGGAAGCGCACCGATCTTCTTGTTCCATTCCAGATTGCCTTCCTTGCCTTCAAGCGTTGCAATCAGCTTCCAGGACAGATCCTTGTTCTGGCTCGTCGCAAACATCGACCAGCCGGCATAGCCAATGGTCGGGAAGGACTTGCCATCCGGACCTTTCGGTAGCGGTGCAACGCCGAAATCATCCTTTTTCATGCGTTCCGCAACGGCAATTAGCGCATCCGGATCCTGATCGAGGAAGACGCAGGTGCCGGAATAGAATCCGGCGACGACTTCGTTGAAGCCCCAGTTGACGCTGTCCTTCGGCGCATAGCCCTTCTTGTAGAGATCGACCATCCACTCGATGCCCTTCGCCCAGCCCGGGCTGTTCATCGTCGAGGTGCCGTCATCCTTGAAGTACTTGTTGTAGCCGGCCATGGAGGCGGCAAAGATCATCCAGCCGTTGAGACCGCCCGGACCGCCGCGCATGCAGTAACCGTATTTGCCGGGCAATTTCGAGATGGCCTCGGATGCCTTGACGAACTCGTCCAGCGTCTTCGGCGGCTCGGCGATGCCGGCATCCTTCAGGATCTTCTTATTGTAGAACATCGCGCGCAGATAGAAGCCGTAAGGCAGCATATAGGCGGTGTTCTTGACATCGCGTCCGAGTTGAAGCGCGCGCGGCGTCAGTTCACTCGTATGTTCCCACTTGGCGAGGTAGGGCTCGAGGCTTTCGAGCATGCCGTTATTGCCGTAGAGCGACAGCCAGGTATCAGGCATTTCCATCACGTCGGGCGTATCGCCGGCCGAAACCATGGTGGCGAATTTCTGGAAGGCCTCGTTCCAGGGCAGGGAGATGATATCGACCTTGGTGCCTGGATTTGCGGCCTCGAACTTGGCGACGATCGACTTGAGCGTCTCGGTGCGCTCCGGGCTGGTGATCACTTCCACAAGCTTCAGCGTCGTATCGGCAAAGGCGGTACCGCCCATCAAGGCGGTAAATAGTGCTGCTGTTATCAGTCTTTTCATGTTGGTTCCCCTTTTTAGGTTTTCCTCTCAGATTGACGATGTCACGAGGCGGCGGCGATTGCCTCCTCGAGTTCCTTCCACAGAGCCTCGGTTCCTTCGAGGCCGACATGGAGACGCACAGAGCGCGGATTGATGCCGAAGGTATGCGCTGAATTCGGCTGCGCCTTCTGCTGCAGCACGACTTCGCCCGGCACGATCAGGCTCTCATGTCCGCCCCAGCTCACACCCAGCTTGAAGAGCGTGAGGCGATCCGCGAATGCACGCACGTCGACGCCTTCGCGGAAGATGAATGAAAACAAGCCCGAAGTGCCGTTCAGGCCCGCAGGCAGCCGATTGGCAAGACCCGGATGGCAAACCTGCTCGACGACATCCAGCTCCTGCAGCCGCTTGGCGATCGTCAAGGCTGCTGCCTCGTGTGCCTTCATGCGGATCGGCAACGTGCGAAGCCCGCGGATCAGGAGCCATGCGTCGAAGGGCGAGAGCTTGCCGCCGAGATAGGGGTAGGCTTCTGCCTTTAGTCGCGCGATCATCTCATTCGAACCGGCGACGACACCGGCGACCACGTCGCTGTGCCCGCCGAGATATTTCGAGGCGGAATGGATGACGAGATCGACACCGAGTTTCAAAGGCTGCTGGAAAAAAGGGGTTGCCCAGCTGTTGTCGATCATCGAGACGACGCCGTGCTGTTTGGCGAGTGCGGCAAGTGCACCGACATCATGCGCCTCCATGACCCAGCTCGTCGGGCTTTCCATGTAGAAGACTTTCGCACCCGGAAGTGCCTTGGCGACGGCCTCCTCATCGCGACCGTCGACATAGGTCACATCCACCTTCATGCGCTTCAGGACCGTGCCGAACAAACGGAAGGCATCCGGATAGACGTGCTTGACCGCAACGATACGGTCGCCCGGCTCGACAAAGCTCAAGACGGCCGACGATATCGCGGCCATGCCGCTGGCAAAACCGAGCGCATCCTCGGCGCCCTCGAGCTTTGCCAGCATTTCCTCGAACAGACGCACTGTCGGGTTGAGGCCACGCGTATAGGTCGGCCGCACCTTTTCGCCGCGATAGGAGGCAATCATCTCGTCATAGCTGGAAAAGGTGAAAAGCGAGGTCTGGAAGATTGGCGGTACTACGGCATCGGCGAAGTTGCCGTCGTCATGGGCAGTGATAAGGGAGGCAAGTTCGAACGGCTCTAACCCGTCAGTCATTTGGACATTTCCTTGATGTCTTCCTCGACCACGTCGAGAATTTTCAATGTTTCGGCGCGCGCAGCCTCGGGATCCTGGTCGGCGATCGCGTTGAACAGCGTGCGATGATAGGGGAAGGACCGGCGGGCAAAATCCTGCCGATCGAAAGGATGCTCCCAGAAGCGCTCGAAGGTTTCGCGCATCTGTTCGAGAAGCTGCCGGAACAGCGGATTGTGGGTGGCGTCATAGACGGCAAGATGGAAGGCAAGATCCTCGGGCCCGGATGTGCCCTTGGCCATGTGCACGCGCTCCATCTCGTTGAGCTTCTCTTCGATAATGACGAGGTCTTCGTCGGTTCGCTTTCTCGCAGCTACCATGCCGGCTTCACATTCGATGCCGCGGCGGACCTCCAGCGTCTGCAACAGCGCATCGCGCAGGTGTGACGGGTTGAAGGAAAGCGGCATATGGATCGTCGCTTTCGAAACCGGCTTCAGCAGGTAGGTGCCGCTGCCTTTGCGCGTTTCCATGACGCCGAGCGCCTGGAAGTAGGTGATCACCTCGCGAATGGTGGAGCGTCCCACCGAAAGCGCGGCCATCAGCTCGCGCTCGGTCGGAAGCCGGTCGCCGGCCTGCAGCTTTGACGATTCGATGAAGGTCGACAGCGCCTCGATGACTTGCTGCGTCCGATCAATGGAAGGAAGAGGGGTAAGCATGGGTTTTGTCATGGATAGTAAATTGGTCTGACATCTGCCATCAGGTCAATCTCTTTTTATTGGCCCGGTCATTTTTCCGGCCCTTAAATTTTTTAAGGACGCAAAGCGAGCAGCAGCGAAGGTTGTTTGCGGCCTTCAAGAGCGCCGACAGCGCTGATAGAAGGAACGCGTTGTGAGTCCCGGGCTGGAAGAGAATGGCCGCTAGAGATCGATATTCACGGAAGCTGGAATGCGCGAAATGCGACCATACCGGCTTTGCCGAGGTTTCCGAAACTGACGATCGTCGGGCGATGAGCCGCGATTTCAAGATAGACGAGATGCCGCGCGGCTTTTCCACGGAACGCCCGTCGACCGATCCGCGCAAGCATATGGTCCGCTGCCGATGCGGCTCGGTGTTTCCTTTCGAGCAGGATACGGTTTATGCACCGAGCGGCGAGCCGCGGCGCTGAGTAAGCGTATCCAGAAAAGAAAAAAGCCCCGCACAGGCGAGGCTAAGCTTGTGCCGCTCCGGGGAAATCGGAAGCGACGCGGCATTGTCTAACGGTCGCCTTCTCTCCCGACTAGGTCAGTTTTGGCGATAGCGGTACGCTCAAGGAAAAAAGCATTTAATTGTAAAGCGCGGTCAGTTTGCAGACTTCCCTCACTGGCTGCAAAGCCATGGCAAAACCATCGTGCCGTGCAATCTGTTCAGCTGGCATTCATTTTCGCGCGGGCAAAAAGCAATGACCGCAACGCCTTGCGGTCGTCGAGGCCCGGTTTCCATGGCTTCCGGGCCATGTCGCCGGGCCTCGCAGACACTGAGAACCTTGGATACCCACATGCGCCTGCTTCGTGCCTTCATCGATTGGATTTGCCGGAAGCGGCAGCCCGAACAGGAAACGCTCCAGCACTCCGCCGATGACCCCTGGGTCCTGCAGCAGATCGAAAAATTCGAACGTGAGCTGAAGCGCTAGCAGCGCTTGCCGATTCGTAACCCTAGTGCTCGATCAACGCCGCAGGACGGTCCCGTCTCTCGCGACAAGCTTGCCCGCCTTGTAGACAGCGCGTCCTTTCGGCACTGCAACGACCGCCTCGGGAACATGCTCCGCCTTCAAGGTAACGAAATCGGCTTTGGCACCGATCTTCAAGCCGTAATCAGCCAGGCGCAGTGCCTTGGCACCGCCTTCCGTCACGACATCGAAGGCGGTCTTCAATTCGTCGTCCGTATAGAAGCCGGACCGATAGCCGATCATCATGGCGCGGCCCAGCATGTCGCCATCGCCATAGGGCCACCATGAATCGCGGATATTGTCGCTGCCGCTGAAAACGATTGCACCGGCAGCCCGAAGCAGGGCAACGGGCGGGAAGGTGTGGGCGCCGGGTGCGTTGGTCATGATGGAGACACCGCTCTGGGCGATGAGAGCCGCGGCGCGCTTGGCGGCCTCGATCGAGAGATCGCCAAGCCCATAGGCATGGCTGATCGCGACATGTCCGCCCATGGAGAGTGCGCGGGTGCGAGCGCAGATCTGCTCGATGGTGAAGAGGCCGAGCGTGCCGCCGTCATGAAGATGGATATCGACAGCGACGCCATGCTTCTCGGCGACGCCGAAAACGACATCGAGATGTTTTTCGACATCGCGATCGAAGCTTGCAGGATCGAGCCCGCCGACGAGATCGGCACCCATGGCGATCGCCTGGTCCAGAAGCTCAGGTGTGCCGGGGCTTTTCAGAATGCCGCTTTGCGGAAAGGCAACGAGTTGGATGTCGATCAGGTCGCGGTATTCTTCGCGTACGGCAAGCACAGTCTCCAGCGACTTCAATCCAACGGAACCGTCCACCATGACATGGCTGCGCATATAT contains:
- a CDS encoding autotransporter outer membrane beta-barrel domain-containing protein translates to MIELADGIQGWRNSESRVSFAGGDSFLVSGTPIGRDAAKVSLGIGMKLSENADFGISYHGEFSKDVTENKARADFKLRF
- a CDS encoding helix-turn-helix transcriptional regulator; the encoded protein is MSEITTALLLKTKTVLIRDIVCNGECRHKSGEECAHKTSLVYPYRGVFKRHVDQSDAVAEANQVLFFNKGQGYRISHPVDGGDSCLDFSIDESVLHELAPKEQVQSGESVIFRRQHRRIDPRAQALVAMLRHGLSRNIAESLEAETLALTLVRRSLGERTSHAAGASSGRQKLVDRAKLVLSSDLARRWTLAEIAKEVGVSPVYLTQVFQQVEAIPLYRYQLRLRLARALDLLGSYDDLTMLGLDLGFSSHSHFSATFKQTYGQTPAEFQRSAQLKPKRYAVR
- a CDS encoding DUF1127 domain-containing protein, with amino-acid sequence MQATSIITSSAQARAFRQTRRASFSTLLDLVRLLIRKMVERRNRNALLGLSDDQLKDIGLSRGQNGSDVHIYSRY
- a CDS encoding M24 family metallopeptidase, with the translated sequence MSWQHPIPRITAEERQQRLSSLRKLLDAKGWAGMLLGPTESLRYFTGLAWHASERFLGALVTPTDLYYIVPGFERSRVETLPHLPAEILEWQEEESSAALIARALGDKAILALDDNMPLYFYNALATELGTERLVNGGPIINSLRRIKSPAEIALIQYAMNLTLDVHKQAHALLKPGIRASEVVKFIDRRHREAGADGGSTFCIVSFGEATSLPHGADGDQTLGEDDVILVDTGARIDGYHSDLTRTYKLKSGDSAFEDAWAIEREAQQAVFHAAKLGAACSSLDDAARAVLARHSLGPDYKLPGLPHRAGHGLGLEIHEEPYIVRGNTTLLEAGMCFSNEPMIVFPKKFGIRLEDHIYMALDGPHWFTQPSSKPSEPFAS
- a CDS encoding ABC transporter ATP-binding protein, translating into MASIDIQNVKKAYGHVQVLHDIDLRIKDGEFVVLVGPSGCGKSTLLRMIAGLEDISGGEIRIADNRVNELHPKDRDIAMVFQSYALYPHMNVAGNMSYSLRLRKVAKDGIAKAVANAASKLGLDPLLERRPKALSGGQRQRVAMGRAIVRQPKAFLFDEPLSNLDARLREQMRAEIKKLHGDLKATSIYVTHDQIEAMTLADRIVAMHGGVVQQVGSPLELYDRPANLFVAGFIGSPGMNFLDATYEGNGVKLKDGTLVPLPGPLQLAAGTKVTLGIRPEHVVLSSDPSDIAANVELIEPTGFGIILHLSLHGLPFKVFTLDRTALGSGTQVYVGFPAQHLHVFDEDEKRAT
- a CDS encoding carbohydrate ABC transporter permease yields the protein MRRSVLPTIAHRLAILCYVVFALFPLFWLLKVSVTPNDLLYTEGVRMWPSRTTWEHYAFVLQHSDFPTFFKNSLIVSASTAIAVTICASLSGYALSRFNFRAKYWIVALMLLTQMFPLVMLVAPIFKILTPLHLTNSLTGLVIVYTAFNVPFATFLMQSFFDGIPKDLEEAAMIDGATQFTAFRQIILPLTLPGIAATLGFVFTAAWSELLFALMLINGNQAATFPVGLLTFVSKFSVDFGQMMAAGVMALIPAALFFLLIQRYLVQGLTAGAVKG
- a CDS encoding carbohydrate ABC transporter permease, whose amino-acid sequence is MTSITDTLDRRHDRRPWLKRLADASEPYLYSAPALILIIAVMLVPLAIGISYAFRDIQLLNPFSGGFIGLEHFRDLSKDKAFYWALKNTLWWTGASLLLQFVFGLILALLLDKPFFGRSIVQALVFLPWAVPSFLAGLNWSWLFNPVIGPIPHWLYAMGLMSEPNNILSDPNYAMWGPIVANVWWGIPFFAITLLAALQAIPRDLYEAASIDGAGWFERFRSITLPFLAPTIAITVLLRTVWVSNFADLIVVMTGGGPADRTQIVASYIFTQAFKRLDFGYASAIALVLLVLLLAYSMLIILLRQTLLNKD
- a CDS encoding ABC transporter substrate-binding protein → MKRLITAALFTALMGGTAFADTTLKLVEVITSPERTETLKSIVAKFEAANPGTKVDIISLPWNEAFQKFATMVSAGDTPDVMEMPDTWLSLYGNNGMLESLEPYLAKWEHTSELTPRALQLGRDVKNTAYMLPYGFYLRAMFYNKKILKDAGIAEPPKTLDEFVKASEAISKLPGKYGYCMRGGPGGLNGWMIFAASMAGYNKYFKDDGTSTMNSPGWAKGIEWMVDLYKKGYAPKDSVNWGFNEVVAGFYSGTCVFLDQDPDALIAVAERMKKDDFGVAPLPKGPDGKSFPTIGYAGWSMFATSQNKDLSWKLIATLEGKEGNLEWNKKIGALPAYAAAEKDPFYAGDQFKGWFQELADKDTVPTVMPTYLEEFAFFKDSLAIKTSQQALLGDISAKDLADQWADYLTKAQQKFLAKK
- a CDS encoding PLP-dependent transferase, whose amino-acid sequence is MTDGLEPFELASLITAHDDGNFADAVVPPIFQTSLFTFSSYDEMIASYRGEKVRPTYTRGLNPTVRLFEEMLAKLEGAEDALGFASGMAAISSAVLSFVEPGDRIVAVKHVYPDAFRLFGTVLKRMKVDVTYVDGRDEEAVAKALPGAKVFYMESPTSWVMEAHDVGALAALAKQHGVVSMIDNSWATPFFQQPLKLGVDLVIHSASKYLGGHSDVVAGVVAGSNEMIARLKAEAYPYLGGKLSPFDAWLLIRGLRTLPIRMKAHEAAALTIAKRLQELDVVEQVCHPGLANRLPAGLNGTSGLFSFIFREGVDVRAFADRLTLFKLGVSWGGHESLIVPGEVVLQQKAQPNSAHTFGINPRSVRLHVGLEGTEALWKELEEAIAAAS
- a CDS encoding FadR/GntR family transcriptional regulator, giving the protein MLTPLPSIDRTQQVIEALSTFIESSKLQAGDRLPTERELMAALSVGRSTIREVITYFQALGVMETRKGSGTYLLKPVSKATIHMPLSFNPSHLRDALLQTLEVRRGIECEAGMVAARKRTDEDLVIIEEKLNEMERVHMAKGTSGPEDLAFHLAVYDATHNPLFRQLLEQMRETFERFWEHPFDRQDFARRSFPYHRTLFNAIADQDPEAARAETLKILDVVEEDIKEMSK